The following proteins are co-located in the Thermomicrobiales bacterium genome:
- a CDS encoding GH116 family glycosyl hydrolase: MVEADVQKLAGRAYRGEAVRAIAMPLGGIGTGQVSLCGDGGLRQWQIFNQSNHLAFVPDSFFALRAGSAPGPSGGITRILQSETALALPFLDTPLINDDIVPVQQRALIERFGGVTETVFTSRYPFAQIDYRFDAWPVSVQLDAFSPFVPLDSADSSLPAAHFRFTVRNTSLATVWGALGATLKNVVGWDTISPIEGNANPGFGGNVNVIDQEGNRTSIVMEQPGLAWNDPYRGQLALSTSQPDPIVLPAWNSPSDFIGAMERFDFGADPPGAAPDPMIPVGVHRMRARASMELARSQQPHPSPPGHTANGGLLLPFVLEPGEARELDVLLSWSFPNFYVNYDQPTPNFREELTRSRLWLGNAYSTRYANAIATARDVFDRLDDLRQRSQTWTDAVLSSSLPTWLADFLLSQGALIRSPTIFQTADGKLYGFEGTQGASTSMLGWKGFGGSCPLNCTHVWEYEQALSRLFPDLERTMRETDFDYVQAPEGYIPHRTLLPLFVKQLWGCPIGGPTNPALDGMLSTVLKTWREIRQGAGPDWAARYWPNVRHLMRYISATWDPDGDGVLAGEQPNTYDIEFYGTNMLIGSLWLAALRASEAYATQQGDETFAQEMRALFERGSEAYDRLLWNGEYYIQTLGPDDPREQQYLTGCLADQLIGQWWAHQLDLGYLLPRDRVKKTLESILAYNLREGFEGYDPEERAFANGDDVGLLIIAWPAGGRPDRPTRYHDEVWTGIEYQVAAHCIYEGLVDEGLRLMEAVRARYDGAKRNPFNDIECGDHYARAMSGWTVLEALAGYRYDATALALAFDPVLSTSPARFPFVAGTGWGTASIDASGVCELHLMEGSLTLAQLGLPSGAGGKTASKNGSPLEASEHNGVYFFDRTLEMVAGDVLTLH; the protein is encoded by the coding sequence ATGGTCGAGGCGGACGTTCAGAAACTCGCTGGACGCGCCTACCGCGGGGAAGCGGTTCGGGCGATCGCAATGCCGTTGGGCGGGATCGGGACCGGTCAGGTTTCGCTCTGCGGCGACGGCGGCCTCCGGCAATGGCAGATCTTCAATCAGTCGAACCATCTTGCGTTCGTCCCGGACAGCTTCTTTGCATTGCGCGCTGGATCGGCGCCCGGTCCGTCAGGCGGCATTACCCGGATATTGCAGTCTGAGACAGCGCTGGCGCTGCCATTTCTGGACACCCCGCTGATCAACGACGACATCGTGCCGGTGCAACAACGGGCGCTGATCGAGCGCTTCGGCGGGGTGACCGAAACGGTCTTCACCAGCCGGTACCCGTTTGCGCAAATCGACTATCGCTTCGATGCCTGGCCAGTCTCAGTCCAGCTCGATGCCTTCTCCCCGTTTGTACCGCTGGATAGCGCGGACAGCTCCCTTCCAGCGGCGCATTTCCGATTCACGGTCCGAAACACCTCGCTGGCAACCGTGTGGGGAGCGCTGGGCGCGACCCTGAAAAACGTGGTCGGATGGGACACCATCTCACCTATCGAGGGAAACGCGAACCCGGGTTTCGGGGGCAACGTCAACGTCATCGATCAGGAAGGGAACCGCACGTCGATCGTCATGGAGCAACCGGGGCTCGCCTGGAACGACCCGTACCGGGGTCAATTGGCATTGAGCACCTCCCAACCCGATCCGATCGTGCTGCCGGCATGGAATTCGCCGTCCGACTTCATTGGCGCGATGGAACGTTTCGACTTCGGCGCCGATCCACCAGGCGCTGCTCCCGATCCGATGATTCCGGTCGGCGTTCACCGCATGCGGGCCCGTGCCTCCATGGAGCTCGCGCGAAGCCAGCAACCCCATCCCAGTCCGCCGGGGCACACGGCAAATGGAGGACTCCTGCTGCCGTTCGTGCTGGAGCCCGGCGAAGCGCGTGAGCTCGATGTACTGCTCAGCTGGTCGTTTCCGAACTTCTATGTCAACTACGATCAGCCAACACCGAACTTTCGCGAAGAGTTGACCCGCAGCCGGCTCTGGCTCGGCAATGCCTACAGCACTCGCTATGCCAACGCGATCGCAACGGCGCGCGATGTCTTCGATCGCCTGGACGATCTGCGCCAGCGATCGCAGACGTGGACCGATGCCGTCCTGTCGTCTTCGTTGCCCACCTGGCTGGCGGACTTTCTCCTCTCCCAGGGAGCGTTGATTCGTTCGCCCACGATCTTTCAAACGGCGGATGGCAAGTTGTATGGGTTCGAAGGCACGCAGGGAGCCTCGACTTCCATGCTCGGCTGGAAGGGCTTCGGCGGGTCGTGCCCGCTGAACTGCACGCATGTCTGGGAATACGAGCAGGCGCTCTCCCGGCTCTTCCCCGATCTCGAACGAACCATGCGAGAGACCGATTTCGATTACGTGCAAGCCCCTGAGGGCTACATCCCCCACCGCACTTTGCTCCCGCTCTTCGTCAAGCAGTTGTGGGGATGCCCAATCGGCGGTCCCACGAATCCCGCGCTCGACGGCATGTTGAGCACGGTGCTCAAGACCTGGCGCGAGATTCGGCAGGGAGCCGGCCCCGATTGGGCCGCGCGCTATTGGCCGAACGTCCGCCACTTGATGCGCTACATCTCAGCGACGTGGGATCCGGATGGCGACGGCGTGCTCGCTGGCGAGCAACCAAACACCTACGACATCGAGTTCTACGGCACGAACATGCTCATAGGGTCGCTCTGGCTTGCAGCGTTACGCGCATCGGAGGCATACGCCACGCAGCAGGGTGACGAAACGTTCGCCCAGGAGATGAGGGCCCTGTTCGAACGGGGCAGTGAGGCGTACGACCGGCTCCTCTGGAACGGCGAATATTACATTCAGACTCTTGGGCCAGATGACCCGCGGGAACAGCAATACCTGACCGGATGCCTGGCCGACCAATTGATTGGGCAATGGTGGGCGCACCAACTCGACCTGGGCTATCTGTTGCCTCGCGATCGCGTGAAGAAGACGCTCGAGTCGATCCTCGCCTACAACCTGCGGGAAGGGTTCGAGGGTTACGACCCGGAGGAACGCGCTTTCGCCAATGGCGATGATGTCGGTCTTCTCATCATTGCTTGGCCCGCGGGGGGACGTCCTGATCGACCGACCCGCTACCACGACGAGGTGTGGACCGGTATCGAATACCAGGTCGCCGCGCACTGTATCTACGAAGGGTTGGTGGATGAAGGCTTGCGGCTGATGGAAGCGGTCCGCGCTCGCTATGATGGCGCCAAGCGCAATCCGTTCAACGATATCGAATGCGGTGACCACTATGCGCGCGCCATGTCCGGTTGGACTGTGCTGGAGGCGTTGGCAGGATATCGATACGACGCAACCGCACTGGCGCTGGCATTCGATCCGGTGCTGAGCACATCTCCGGCACGTTTCCCGTTCGTGGCCGGTACGGGCTGGGGAACCGCGTCGATCGACGCAAGCGGAGTGTGTGAACTGCACTTGATGGAAGGAAGTCTGACGCTTGCCCAGCTCGGACTACCATCCGGCGCAGGCGGGAAAACCGCAAGCAAGAACGGCTCACCGCTCGAGGCAAGCGAACACAATGGCGTTTACTTTTTCGACCGAACCCTCGAAATGGTTGCGGGTGACGTCCTGACGCTCCACTAA
- a CDS encoding Fur family transcriptional regulator, with the protein MQPVSTSNSHLVQLLRSVDQRATPQRLMILSILETADSHLTADEVIQRLGPMSSVLNRSTVYRTLERFRDAGIVSETDLGGGVRVFELLAVQKHHHLICHQCNGMIEMDDAAVDSMRMSIRAQYGFEPQVDHLAIWGLCAVCADTGRD; encoded by the coding sequence ATGCAACCGGTATCGACATCGAACTCCCATCTCGTCCAGTTGCTTCGCTCAGTCGACCAACGCGCCACACCGCAGCGACTGATGATCCTCTCCATTCTTGAAACAGCGGATAGCCACCTGACCGCGGATGAAGTGATTCAGCGACTCGGCCCGATGAGCTCTGTGCTCAACCGTTCGACGGTGTACCGCACGTTGGAGCGGTTTCGGGATGCCGGCATCGTTTCCGAAACCGATCTGGGCGGTGGAGTGCGTGTGTTCGAGCTCCTCGCCGTGCAGAAACATCACCACCTGATCTGCCATCAGTGCAACGGCATGATCGAAATGGACGATGCCGCGGTCGATTCGATGCGGATGTCGATTCGCGCGCAGTATGGGTTCGAGCCGCAGGTCGATCATCTGGCAATCTGGGGGCTCTGCGCGGTCTGCGCGGACACTGGGCGCGACTGA
- a CDS encoding endonuclease/exonuclease/phosphatase family protein: protein MSSRNPDAESDMPEDLGNGVAARVLSYNVGNGLAPVDRLVHYLYYAEADIIGLQELSDEQADAIESQLYGAFPYRVLHPGGFAGKGLLSKFPITDSESHPFANGRPDLSARLEIRGREAQVVVAHPRPPKVRMTGATFDPVTMKQIQEVVRIATSGIPSLVLGDFNMTDKQPEHRILTAAGLIDAFHEVGKSAASFPKRVGQPHRFGPRTQNITLPPVIRIDYIWYTREFIARSAGIGRDAGSDHLPVVAGIDWR, encoded by the coding sequence TTGAGTAGCCGCAACCCGGACGCGGAATCCGACATGCCCGAGGATTTGGGGAATGGGGTGGCCGCGCGCGTCCTCAGCTACAACGTCGGCAACGGTCTCGCCCCGGTCGATCGATTGGTGCACTACCTCTACTATGCCGAAGCCGACATCATTGGGCTGCAGGAGCTCTCGGACGAGCAAGCCGATGCCATCGAATCGCAGCTCTATGGCGCGTTCCCCTATCGCGTGCTGCACCCGGGTGGTTTTGCGGGCAAGGGATTGCTGAGCAAGTTCCCGATCACCGATAGCGAGAGTCACCCTTTTGCCAACGGACGGCCGGACTTGAGCGCCCGACTCGAAATACGCGGACGAGAAGCGCAGGTTGTCGTGGCGCATCCCCGGCCACCCAAGGTGCGCATGACCGGAGCCACGTTCGACCCAGTGACCATGAAGCAGATTCAGGAAGTTGTGCGGATTGCCACGTCGGGGATTCCGTCGTTGGTGCTTGGCGACTTCAATATGACCGACAAGCAGCCTGAGCACCGCATCCTCACGGCTGCCGGCCTTATCGATGCATTTCACGAAGTCGGCAAGAGCGCGGCCAGCTTCCCCAAGCGGGTAGGGCAGCCGCATCGCTTCGGCCCCCGCACGCAAAACATCACGCTGCCCCCGGTGATCCGTATCGACTACATCTGGTACACCCGGGAGTTCATCGCCCGCAGTGCCGGCATTGGCCGCGATGCCGGTTCGGACCATCTCCCAGTGGTCGCCGGTATCGACTGGCGTTAG
- a CDS encoding CHRD domain-containing protein yields the protein MEKRGQRRGLRRFSLFAALAFLLLASASFAVNGAFAQDDVVVPINELNGSGVSGDASLTDNGDGTTTVDILVDGATGGHPAHIHSGTCAELGDVVYPLTDVDAAGESVTVVDVPLADLLANGPYAINIHLSADDIGTYVACGDIPVEAVGGEVEAAAQATATVAPAAQASPAAVGGTSSVTDIGASGVGTTFTGSTGFLVVAMGALGVMLLAGAFGLRRKDNRA from the coding sequence ATGGAGAAGCGTGGTCAACGACGTGGTCTTCGGCGGTTCTCGCTGTTTGCGGCGCTGGCGTTCTTGTTGCTGGCATCTGCGTCGTTTGCGGTCAACGGCGCATTCGCGCAGGATGACGTGGTGGTGCCCATCAATGAGCTCAACGGCTCCGGGGTCTCTGGGGACGCGAGTCTGACCGATAACGGAGATGGCACGACCACGGTCGATATCCTGGTCGATGGCGCCACCGGCGGTCATCCGGCGCATATCCATTCCGGCACCTGCGCCGAGCTCGGCGACGTGGTCTATCCGCTGACCGATGTCGATGCGGCCGGCGAAAGCGTCACGGTTGTCGATGTTCCGTTGGCAGACCTGTTGGCGAACGGCCCATACGCGATCAACATTCATCTCTCCGCTGACGACATTGGCACCTATGTTGCCTGCGGCGATATTCCGGTCGAGGCCGTTGGCGGTGAAGTCGAAGCCGCAGCGCAAGCAACGGCCACCGTTGCTCCGGCGGCTCAAGCCAGCCCGGCGGCGGTTGGAGGCACCTCGTCGGTGACCGATATCGGCGCCTCTGGTGTTGGCACCACGTTCACTGGCAGCACTGGATTCCTGGTGGTTGCCATGGGAGCGCTGGGAGTCATGCTGCTGGCGGGTGCGTTTGGTCTTCGCCGCAAGGACAACCGAGCGTAG
- a CDS encoding metal ABC transporter ATP-binding protein, giving the protein MATPAVLLENVSCGYQRGYVLSGVDLRIPSGHFVGLIGPSGAGKTTLLRTIVGLTPRVSGTVEVSGSPVTFGDPPANVGYVPQVGVIDWSFPVTVENVVVMGKHRQMGWLPWPSKRDKRDVAEILDRLGIGDLAKRHIRDLSGGQQQRTFLARALISKPDLLILDEPTASVDIRTRDEILHLLAEINETGISIVITTHELNSLAAHLPWVVCVNRGIVAQGSPEAVFTSEIMSRTFDAEMRVIRDPETGNLLVTEAGSHGPFSLRPSTAPELEVA; this is encoded by the coding sequence ATGGCCACGCCGGCAGTGCTGCTCGAGAACGTCAGCTGCGGATACCAGCGCGGATACGTGCTCTCCGGGGTCGATCTGCGTATTCCCAGCGGCCACTTCGTCGGACTCATCGGGCCGAGCGGAGCAGGAAAAACGACGCTCTTGCGCACGATAGTCGGTCTCACACCCCGGGTGAGCGGCACGGTCGAGGTGAGCGGCAGCCCGGTGACCTTCGGAGACCCACCCGCCAATGTCGGCTACGTCCCCCAGGTCGGCGTCATCGACTGGTCGTTCCCGGTGACAGTCGAAAACGTCGTCGTGATGGGAAAGCACCGCCAGATGGGCTGGCTGCCTTGGCCTTCGAAGCGGGACAAGCGGGATGTTGCCGAGATCCTCGATCGGCTGGGCATCGGAGACCTGGCGAAACGCCATATCCGCGATCTTTCTGGCGGCCAGCAACAACGCACCTTTCTGGCGCGCGCGCTGATCTCCAAGCCCGATCTCTTGATTCTCGACGAGCCAACTGCCAGTGTCGATATTCGGACACGAGACGAGATCCTGCACTTGCTGGCCGAAATCAACGAGACCGGTATCTCGATCGTCATCACCACACATGAGCTCAACAGTCTTGCGGCGCACCTGCCCTGGGTGGTTTGCGTCAACCGAGGCATCGTCGCCCAGGGTTCGCCAGAAGCAGTTTTCACCTCCGAGATCATGAGCCGCACCTTCGATGCCGAGATGCGTGTGATCCGCGATCCAGAGACCGGCAACTTGCTGGTGACCGAAGCCGGATCGCACGGTCCCTTCTCGCTGCGCCCGTCGACAGCGCCGGAATTGGAGGTCGCGTGA
- a CDS encoding FAD-dependent oxidoreductase, with product MKNYASYSYWLESCGDDLTPRPRLNGTVDADIAILGAGYSGLWTAWYLLERNPDLKIVILEREIAGFGASGRNGGWCTSGFPTSLDQLEKKYGRSQAIATHEAMTASVDEVGRVAQEQGIDIDWQKSGTLMTARGTAQLPTVHHYAKTMSRLGFDDEYRLLDKKQLDERIRIAGSVGAIFLRENAVIHPGKLVRGLARAVEKRGATIYEQTNVTSFSGGAYPALHTDHGHVRAGTVVLCGESYMSSLKGVGRQVMPVYSLITLTEPLSESEWEVIGWQGRELVDSCRYTVDYLSKTIDGRILFGGRGAPYHFRSKIKDAYDRHPATHTMLENNVRTWFPVLKDVKFTHTWGGSLGWPRDFMPTIGYNQKENVATARGYTGQGVATANLAGRILADLMTGVDSPITHLPPVNHHSRNWEPEPFRFAGVRFVQRGFWKIDMKAERTGEPPSGNSIVERLTRH from the coding sequence ATGAAAAACTACGCGTCCTATAGCTACTGGCTGGAGTCCTGCGGTGACGATCTCACGCCGCGTCCTCGGCTGAACGGAACGGTCGACGCCGATATTGCCATCCTCGGCGCGGGCTACTCGGGGCTGTGGACCGCGTGGTACCTGCTCGAACGAAATCCTGATCTCAAGATCGTGATTCTCGAGCGTGAGATTGCCGGGTTCGGCGCTTCGGGACGGAATGGCGGATGGTGCACATCCGGCTTCCCCACGTCGCTCGACCAGCTCGAGAAGAAGTACGGGCGCTCACAGGCGATCGCCACGCATGAGGCGATGACGGCATCGGTGGATGAGGTCGGCCGCGTTGCCCAGGAGCAGGGCATCGATATCGACTGGCAGAAGAGCGGCACGCTCATGACTGCGCGTGGCACCGCCCAGCTTCCCACCGTGCATCACTACGCGAAAACGATGTCCCGTCTCGGTTTCGATGACGAGTATCGGTTGCTGGACAAGAAGCAGCTCGATGAGCGGATCCGAATCGCCGGGTCGGTGGGCGCGATCTTCCTGCGAGAGAACGCCGTCATCCATCCTGGCAAGTTGGTGCGTGGACTTGCGCGCGCTGTCGAGAAGCGCGGCGCCACGATCTACGAACAGACGAATGTCACCTCGTTTTCTGGCGGCGCCTATCCAGCTTTGCATACCGATCACGGTCACGTGCGGGCTGGAACTGTGGTGCTCTGTGGCGAGTCGTATATGAGCAGCCTGAAAGGCGTCGGCCGGCAAGTCATGCCGGTCTATTCGCTCATCACGCTCACCGAGCCGCTCTCGGAGAGTGAATGGGAGGTGATCGGGTGGCAGGGGCGTGAGCTGGTCGACTCCTGCCGATACACGGTCGACTACCTCTCCAAGACCATCGATGGCCGCATTCTCTTCGGTGGCCGTGGCGCCCCGTACCACTTTCGATCGAAGATCAAGGACGCGTACGATCGCCACCCAGCGACCCATACGATGCTGGAGAACAATGTCCGCACCTGGTTCCCGGTGCTCAAGGATGTCAAGTTCACCCATACCTGGGGTGGATCGCTTGGATGGCCGCGCGATTTCATGCCGACGATCGGGTACAACCAGAAGGAGAACGTGGCCACCGCGCGGGGGTATACCGGTCAAGGCGTGGCGACGGCGAATCTGGCCGGCCGCATTCTGGCCGATCTCATGACGGGCGTCGATTCGCCGATCACGCATCTGCCGCCGGTGAATCACCATTCGCGAAACTGGGAACCCGAACCCTTCCGGTTCGCTGGCGTCCGTTTCGTGCAACGCGGTTTCTGGAAAATCGACATGAAAGCCGAACGCACCGGTGAGCCGCCTTCGGGCAACTCCATCGTCGAGCGCCTGACCCGACATTGA
- a CDS encoding zinc ribbon domain-containing protein, whose amino-acid sequence MPRYDFQCQECEAVIELDLPMSAATSAQVCPVCGENAERIFTMPKLLFKADPRDVTPVWHQHDGYSHAHAPRRGRHRNPSEDH is encoded by the coding sequence ATGCCGCGCTACGACTTCCAATGCCAGGAATGCGAAGCGGTGATCGAACTCGACCTTCCGATGTCCGCGGCAACCAGCGCGCAGGTCTGTCCAGTCTGCGGCGAGAACGCGGAACGCATCTTCACGATGCCAAAGCTTCTGTTCAAGGCCGATCCGCGCGATGTCACCCCGGTGTGGCATCAGCACGATGGATACTCCCATGCGCACGCCCCGCGGCGAGGCCGGCATCGAAACCCCAGCGAGGACCATTGA
- a CDS encoding metal ABC transporter substrate-binding protein: MSVDRPISRRRLLLVSGGAAAMLGMRGTSWVAAQEATPTPTLGWSDDFSDNGLLNVATTVAPISSIVRNIGGDRINLHGVVPDGTNSHTFEPAPSDAVILSQADVLIANGLDLEDPTIEMANENLPDGAAVFTLGDKTITPEEYAYDFSFPEEDGHPNPHLWTNVPFAIAYAELITDELSRLDPDNADYFSGNLERYRAALESLDTAIHATVASIPEENRRLLTYHDSWAYFAPNYGMTVIGAIQPSDFSEPSPRDVADLIDQIREENVPAIFGSEVFPSDVLEQIASETGAVYVDDLRDDEPPGDPNAPEHTYIGMMKRNLQIMADALGGDSSLMESVETGDTWAA; encoded by the coding sequence ATGTCGGTCGATCGTCCCATCTCGCGTCGAAGGTTGTTGCTTGTCTCGGGGGGCGCCGCTGCCATGCTTGGCATGCGTGGAACTTCCTGGGTAGCCGCTCAGGAGGCAACTCCGACCCCCACGCTGGGATGGAGCGACGACTTCAGCGACAACGGTCTGCTGAACGTTGCCACCACCGTGGCGCCGATCAGCTCGATCGTGCGCAACATCGGTGGCGACCGCATCAATCTGCATGGCGTCGTGCCGGACGGCACCAACTCGCACACATTCGAGCCCGCGCCCTCCGATGCAGTCATTCTCTCGCAGGCGGATGTCCTGATTGCGAATGGTCTCGATCTGGAAGATCCTACGATCGAGATGGCAAACGAGAATCTCCCTGACGGCGCCGCGGTCTTCACGCTTGGGGACAAGACCATCACGCCAGAGGAGTACGCCTACGATTTCTCCTTCCCGGAGGAAGATGGGCATCCGAATCCGCATCTCTGGACCAACGTTCCGTTTGCCATTGCCTACGCTGAGCTGATCACGGACGAGCTTTCACGACTCGATCCCGACAACGCTGACTACTTCAGCGGCAATCTGGAACGCTATCGAGCGGCTCTCGAATCGCTCGATACCGCGATTCATGCCACAGTTGCTTCCATCCCTGAAGAGAATCGCCGGCTGCTCACCTATCACGACTCGTGGGCCTATTTCGCCCCGAACTACGGCATGACGGTGATTGGCGCGATTCAGCCGTCTGACTTTTCCGAACCGTCTCCCCGCGATGTGGCCGACCTGATCGATCAGATCCGGGAAGAGAATGTGCCGGCGATCTTTGGCTCAGAAGTCTTCCCAAGTGACGTGCTGGAGCAGATTGCGAGTGAGACCGGCGCGGTGTACGTGGACGATCTCCGCGACGATGAACCGCCCGGCGACCCGAACGCGCCAGAACACACGTATATCGGCATGATGAAGCGCAATTTGCAGATCATGGCGGATGCGCTTGGTGGTGACTCGTCGCTCATGGAGTCCGTCGAGACCGGCGACACCTGGGCTGCATAG
- a CDS encoding mechanosensitive ion channel — protein sequence MAGNGPVGSTPLSIIPSGLGDRFGTAWDQLLEISADLLFVLILFLVARYVAKFVQRLIWRRIPIDDVTPATESLINNTIALGLYALAFTMTLAFLGASWATLLTAFSISTIAVVFGLADLLKSILGGAFLVFERPYEVGDRIRIRDNEGEVTEIGVRTTTLVTDDHATVIIPNSLHLSEPFRNLDRETSVSTVIRVIGIDGERETINQAIANLLGTDPPIQGHIALTTPSDRGVVDRFLVFASSHGIGSPAGKQHEDPNKIHARVQLKSTTASSRDVEADAVQRLRSAFPNAIVSIRRSSLIDECEGQDVE from the coding sequence ATGGCGGGCAACGGCCCGGTAGGGAGCACCCCGCTTTCCATCATTCCAAGTGGGCTTGGGGACCGATTTGGCACTGCCTGGGATCAGTTGCTCGAAATCTCCGCCGATCTCTTGTTCGTGCTCATTCTCTTCCTGGTCGCGCGATATGTCGCCAAGTTCGTGCAACGACTGATTTGGCGGCGGATTCCGATCGACGACGTCACGCCGGCGACCGAGTCATTGATCAACAACACGATCGCGCTCGGCCTGTATGCGCTTGCCTTCACCATGACGCTTGCGTTCCTGGGAGCGTCGTGGGCAACCCTGCTCACGGCATTCAGCATCAGCACCATTGCGGTGGTCTTCGGTTTGGCGGATTTGCTCAAGTCGATCCTTGGTGGAGCCTTTCTCGTTTTCGAACGCCCGTATGAAGTCGGAGACCGCATTCGCATACGCGACAACGAGGGGGAAGTGACGGAGATCGGTGTGCGCACCACCACGCTGGTGACGGACGATCATGCGACAGTCATCATTCCAAACTCGCTGCACTTGAGCGAGCCGTTCCGTAATCTCGATCGGGAGACGAGCGTCTCCACCGTGATTCGCGTCATCGGGATCGATGGCGAGCGCGAAACGATCAACCAGGCCATTGCCAACCTGCTCGGAACCGACCCGCCAATCCAGGGACACATCGCGCTGACGACCCCGTCCGACCGAGGGGTCGTCGATCGGTTTCTCGTCTTCGCCAGCAGCCACGGAATCGGCTCGCCAGCAGGCAAGCAGCATGAGGATCCGAACAAGATTCACGCCCGCGTTCAACTGAAATCCACTACGGCGAGCTCGCGCGATGTCGAAGCAGACGCTGTTCAACGGTTGCGAAGCGCGTTTCCGAATGCCATAGTCTCGATCCGGCGCAGTTCGCTGATCGATGAGTGCGAAGGACAGGACGTTGAGTAG
- a CDS encoding metal ABC transporter permease, translating into MSFFTDPLAYEFFRQGLIVATLVGALCGAMGVFIVLRRMSYIGHGLSHAAFGGAVVAYLMNISFFIGAGLWSFIAALLINAAARKRNIGADAAIGIVTTASFALGVALISKKRTFTRNFEAALFGNILGVSHEDILIIGGVTLVVGLAIFLAYKQLLFTTFDEEIAAVSGVPTRWVETGFALALAATIVASMNIVGVTLIAAAIVIPPSTARLLTQTFGRLLVLSTIIGAATGFFGMFVSFEYDIASGAAIVLLGTAIFLVVYLGTGVWRHFQPVGAPRVAGATVTAPQGRKAEAQPDPVFNTVEADPRSPSRA; encoded by the coding sequence GTGAGCTTCTTCACCGATCCGCTCGCATACGAGTTCTTTCGTCAGGGGCTCATCGTCGCAACCCTGGTCGGCGCTCTTTGCGGGGCGATGGGTGTCTTCATCGTTCTGCGCCGCATGAGCTATATCGGTCATGGGCTGTCCCACGCTGCCTTCGGTGGGGCGGTGGTCGCCTACCTGATGAACATCAGTTTCTTCATCGGCGCGGGACTCTGGAGCTTCATCGCGGCCTTGCTCATCAATGCGGCGGCCCGCAAGCGCAATATCGGCGCCGATGCCGCCATTGGCATTGTCACCACTGCGTCATTCGCGCTTGGAGTGGCGCTCATCAGCAAGAAGCGAACCTTCACCCGCAATTTCGAAGCGGCGCTTTTTGGGAACATCCTTGGCGTCTCGCACGAGGATATCCTCATCATCGGCGGTGTCACGCTCGTCGTCGGTTTGGCGATTTTCCTGGCCTACAAGCAGCTGCTCTTTACGACCTTCGACGAGGAGATCGCCGCGGTCTCTGGCGTTCCGACGCGGTGGGTGGAAACCGGCTTTGCGCTAGCGCTCGCGGCGACGATCGTTGCCTCGATGAACATCGTTGGCGTCACGCTCATTGCCGCGGCAATCGTCATCCCGCCCAGCACAGCCCGATTGCTCACGCAAACCTTTGGCAGGTTGCTCGTGCTTTCCACCATCATCGGCGCGGCGACCGGCTTTTTCGGGATGTTCGTCAGTTTCGAGTACGACATCGCGTCTGGAGCGGCCATCGTACTGCTGGGCACCGCGATTTTCCTGGTGGTCTATCTGGGGACCGGGGTCTGGCGCCATTTCCAGCCTGTCGGCGCGCCTCGCGTGGCGGGGGCTACCGTCACCGCACCTCAGGGACGCAAAGCCGAGGCTCAGCCCGATCCGGTGTTCAATACCGTGGAAGCCGATCCGCGCTCACCATCACGCGCGTGA